Part of the Butyrivibrio proteoclasticus B316 genome, TTGTTCCTGCTATAGTAAAGAATAAATCACACATTTATGTCCTCCAATGCAAAATTCATGTTATATCATAGGTTTCATAACCAAAGACCTTTAATTCTCCGATCATTTTGCCATAATCATGATAATCTTTAAAAAGAATTATCACTACCTTTCCATTTACAACAAATTTCATATAAAGCGGTTTTGTCATGCTATTTCTATCACACACATATTTCCTATCGAATATTCCAGGCGTAATACCTTCGTAGTAGCTGTTCTTAACGGCTTCTTCAAAGAGGAGGTCGTAATCAGGAAATATTATTCCTTTCTCTGTTATTTCCTTGATATCCTCATAGTTAAATTGCATATCTATAACTTGTTCCCAGTCCGTTACTTTCATGTAGTACCTCTTTCTTCATTGTTGCTTTTCCTATAAGTCATTCTATAATCGTCATATTTGCATCGATTAATGATTATGGTTTTCCCTGGATCATCGCCCATTTCCCAGTAATAGTGGCAATCGTAGTACAAGTACTTATGTTCCTGATTTCCAAAGAAAGCAGGGAATCCATTTTCTCTTATAAAAGCTACGACCTCTGGAACAAGCGCCTGATTACGTTCATCTAGCTTATCTTTTACAACATACTCATGCGGTGCCCATTCAGCATAGGTCTTGGCAAATATCCAGTTATTATCAGCAACAAATCTTTTGAATTCTTCTATGCTAATCATGCGCTTCTCCTTTCTTCTCCTTTCTGTGTAGCTAAATAATAACAAAGCAAATGTACATTTTTTTGCACACAAAAAAGAGGCCGAAGCCCCTTCTGTAAATACGCAGTTTTATGCTATTTTTTGTACCTTTTCATCATATCTTTTATATCTGAAATAATCTGATTCCTTAATGATTCAGGCTCGAGAACTTCTACACTTGTTCCGTATTGCATAGCCCAATATCTCATGGCCTCCTCATTGCATATTACTCTTACAACCAGTTTATCACCGTCTTCTTCTATTACTTTTACATCTGTGCCAAACCAATCGACAATATCCGTAAACACTTCTACTGTGGTTTCCAGCTTTACTGGAACTGTAGGCCCACTGAACATATATAGGTGTTCTGCCATATGCTTTGGAAGATTGAGCCCATGCTCAAGGCCTTCTACATACTTCATAGGCTTAACCTTTGTATCCAGTTCTTTCACATCAGTCATCTTGTCAATCCTGAAATGTGATACTGTATCATACTTATCGTAGTTACAGATAAGATAGAATCTGCCATTGTTGGCCACAATCTGATATGGATTAACAATATAATGCATGTTCCAGCGAGGATGGAGCTTAAAATCCGTTCCTATATCGTTATACATAAAGCTCACCTGGTGCTTGGCTGCAATAGCATCGTTGAGCGTGTCCAGACCATACATGGCCTGCTTATTTATGGTCCTATTAAGCTCCGGAAGATTACTGACATGAGATACCTTTGCATTAAAGAAATTGCTAGCAAGTCTCTGTATCTTGTCAATCAGGTCCTTGGCCTGCTTGGTAGAAATAACCTTTGAAAAGAGCACACTATCAATCAGAATACGAAGCTCCGCATCGTCAAACTCTCTTGTCAAAAGCCGGTAGCCATCTTCCATATCTATATCATAGCCAAACTCCTTAAGTGACAAGACATTAGCTTTTACAGATCTTCTGTCACAAGGCATATCATAATTCTTTTTAAGAAGCTT contains:
- a CDS encoding helix-turn-helix transcriptional regulator, which produces MFATGNKKMLNMLILEILRQYTDENHSLTQQEIIKLLKKNYDMPCDRRSVKANVLSLKEFGYDIDMEDGYRLLTREFDDAELRILIDSVLFSKVISTKQAKDLIDKIQRLASNFFNAKVSHVSNLPELNRTINKQAMYGLDTLNDAIAAKHQVSFMYNDIGTDFKLHPRWNMHYIVNPYQIVANNGRFYLICNYDKYDTVSHFRIDKMTDVKELDTKVKPMKYVEGLEHGLNLPKHMAEHLYMFSGPTVPVKLETTVEVFTDIVDWFGTDVKVIEEDGDKLVVRVICNEEAMRYWAMQYGTSVEVLEPESLRNQIISDIKDMMKRYKK